Proteins co-encoded in one Aethina tumida isolate Nest 87 chromosome 7, icAetTumi1.1, whole genome shotgun sequence genomic window:
- the LOC109605178 gene encoding dolichyl-phosphate beta-glucosyltransferase: MDLKYILFLSSAFAFSLLLTFCIFLIATSKTFPVIYRSKKEKHFKDPKSGKLHEFPNINEKGTVHLSVIVPAYNEEVRLPPMLDECISFLEERSEHSNFKYEIILVSDGSKDSTVNVADKYCEKLSTDKFRVLDLETNRGKGGAVRLGMLSARGSLLLFADADGATTFADLKKLEDSLKCLLQDDYLLNPTNIENKLAISIGSRAHLEEQSVASRSFFRTVLMYGFHFLVWLFAVRGIKDTQCGFKLLTREAARICFENMHVERWAFDVELLYIAQKLNIPITETAVRWTEIDGSKVTPVWSWIQMGTDLGLIWLRYTIGAWKIKQNTD; this comes from the exons atggacttaaaatatattttatttttgagctCAGCATTTGCGTTTTCTCTATTGCTAACA TTTTGCATTTTTCTGATAGCCACAAGTAAAACATTCCCTGTCATATACAGAAGCAAAAAAGAAAAGCATTTTAAAGATCCAAAGAGTGGAAAATTGCACGAATTCCCGAATATCAACGAGAAGGGCACAGTACATTTAAGTGTAATTGTTCCAGCCTATAATGAGGAAGTCAGAT TACCCCCAATGTTAGATGAATGTATATCATTCCTTGAGGAAAGAAGtgaacattcaaattttaaatatgaaattattcttGTCAGTGATGGAAGCAAAGATTCTACAGTTAATGTTGCTgataaatattgtgaaaaattaAGCACAGATAAATTTCGAGTTTTGGATTTGGAAACAAATAGAGGCAAAGGAGGTGCTGTTCGTTTG GGAATGTTAAGTGCAAGAGGttctttattgttatttgCTGATGCAGATGGTGCTACTACATTTGCAGACTTGAAAAAGCTAGAAGATAGCTTAAAATGCTTATTACAAG atgattatttgttgaatccaacaaatattgaaaacaaattggcCATTTCAATAGGTTCCCGAGCTCATTTAGAAGAGCAGTCAGTTGCGTCAAGAAGTTTTTTTAGAACTGTTCTAATGTATGGTTTTCATTTTCTAGTGTGGTTGTTTGCAGTGAGAGGTATCAAAGACACACAATGtggttttaaacttttaaccaGAGAAGCAGCAAGAATTTGTTTTGAGAATATGCATGTAGAAAGatg GGCGTTTGATGTGGAGCTCTTATACATAGcacaaaaactaaatataccaATAACTGAAACTGCGGTAAGATGGACTGAAATCGATGGTTCCAAAGTTACTCCTGTATGGAGTTGGATTCAAATGGGCACAGATCTTGGCCTTATATGGTTGAGGTACACAATAGGTGCTTGGAAGATCAAGCAAAAcactgattaa
- the LOC109605182 gene encoding uncharacterized protein LOC109605182, whose product MHIKLLMLCPLAFVLVFISTCVEGLQRCFVCRSRGELGSCKDPFVYNVTLAEPKSKIGIDTIPCASGWCGKIVESENALKEEYGVATQRVCLQRGPSDSEDRCAQTKWNHKKVLMCFCKGDLCNSSVIFSSNYILILLNILVSFRLIITS is encoded by the exons AtgcatattaaattgttaatgttgTGCCCTTTGGCCTTTGTTCTCGTTTTCATATCGACGTGTGTTGAAG gTCTTCAGAGATGTTTCGTATGTAGATCAAGAGGAGAGTTAGGTAGTTGCAAAGATCCCTTTGTTTACAATGTAACTCTGGCTGAACCAAAAAGTAAAATCGGAATTGATACTATCCCTTGTGCATCGGGATGGTGTGGAAAAATTGTAGAATCGGAAAATGCGTTAAAAGAAG AGTACGGTGTAGCAACACAAAGAGTATGTTTACAAAGAGGACCTTCTGATAGTGAGGATAGATGTGCGCAAACCAAATGGAATCACAAGAAAGTCTTAATGTGTTTTTGCAAAGGGGATCTGTGCAATTCTTCAGTAATATTCTCCTCtaactatatattaatattattaaatatacttgttAGTTTTAGACTGATAATTACAAGTTAA
- the LOC126266241 gene encoding uncharacterized protein LOC126266241, with product MDYIVKEMFYLRFVGFIIFFSTVECGSYQHVRFFNEKELARKSPRHLILPEIPELPEITLELWNEPVFPLSHTLPAPSKHIDSPAYVIDHGPPRYAQTGQSYQGVYDPFLLTGPAAKRAARYLYSKELFFNEIPHERAMKYNEELRIKNGLSAHRLGSLRWRSPFYRNY from the exons ttttatctaCGTTTTGTCGGTTTTATCATCTTCTTCTCCACTGTGGAGTGTGGAAGTTACCAGCACGTGCGGTTTTTCAACGAAAAAGAACTTGCCAGAAAAAGTCCTAGACATTTGATACTTCCAGAAATTCCCGAATTACCTGAAATAACTTTGGAACTGTGGAACGAACCGGTTTTTCCACTTTCTCATACACTGCCTGCACCTTCAAAGCACATTGATAGTCCAGCATATGTTATTGATCATGGACCACCTCGATATGCTCAAACGGGACAATCATATCAAG GAGTTTATGATCCTTTTCTTTTGACCGGACCAGCAGCTAAACGGGCAGCTAGATATTTATACAGCAAGGAATTGTTTTTCAACGAGATTCCGCATGAGAGGGCAATGAAATATAACGAAGAGTTAAGGATTAAAAATGGACTTTCAGCTCATAGATTAGGCTCGCTTAGATGGCGGTCTCctttttacagaaattactga